CACTCAAGTATATAATAGAGAGTCTTCAAACGATTCAAGAAGTGGTTTGAGGGCTTGTGCGACTAACCATCGAATCTGACAGAGAAtgcatgaaccagcaaatggcctgGTATATGCTATTTGTTATCCTGTTCTTGCTGTGATCGGAATTCCAGGTAAATGATTATATTAGTAGATTGTTCATTACACATGGAGATGTTTAACTGATTGATCTTCCTAAGTATCAGTTATGCAAATCTATCTGTATTGACATGGCTGCTAAAGTATTCTCGTTGCAGACTTTTATTTTGTTTCCTGAAGGTACGTTCAGGCTTCAGGGTCACAAATATTCAAATTAAGCTGAGCCATCTGCAACAGCACATATCAGGCAGTTGGGACGATGGGACTGAGCAGCGGGTCTGTGAGAGAGCACGGGATCTGGAGAAGGAATCATTCTTTTGGGAGCAGTAAACATCTGGTCGATGGGACTGAGTACATGGTACGGGAAAGTGAACGGCGGATATCAGGAGTAAGCACCACGTCCATGGGAATGAGGCCATGGTCTCGGAAAGTGAACACCGAGTATCAGGAGTGAGCATCGGATCTCGTGGAGTGAACACTGGGTCTGTGGGACTGAATAACGGGTGTGACATCGTGAGCACCGGGTTGGTGGGAGTGAGCAACTGTTCTCGGGATCTGTAACTGAGTACCTGGTGTCTATGAATGGAACTGATTTCTGGGACAGTGGAGCTGAGAATGTGGTCTGGTGAAATTGAACTGAGCATAGGGTGCGCAGCAATGTTACTGAGCACCAGGTCTGGTGGAGTGGAACAGAGAACCAGATCTGGGAAAATGTGACCAATCATTGTGTTTGTCGGAATGTGATCTGGGTTGTGCGGAAATGAAACTGAACCGTGGGTTTTGTAGAGTAGTACTTCCCATCGTGTCTCGCGGAGTGGAATTTAGCCACCATGTTCGAGGAAGTGGGATCAACACGGGGTCTGGTAGAATGTGAGTTATGGCCATGTCTAACTTCCGTGCTCACTGAGGCAAGAAATCTCCTTCAACAATAAAAAAACGCAACCATTATCTACTGCTGTTTGCTATCTCATTCTTGCGATGGTCGGTTTTCAGGGTGATGGATTCCACAAGCAGACTGTTCATTACACACAGgagcataagagcaggagtagtctAATCAGCCCGtcacgcctgctccgccattcacttatATCATGGCCGATCATCTGCCTCAATGCGACTTTCCCACgttatccccatatcacttgatgtcATTAGTACCTGGATATCTATCGATTTGTCtcgaatatgctcaatgactgattTCCACAGCCTTCTTGGGTGGAAAATTCTAAAGATTTTCCACATCTGTTTAAATTGCTTCCAGTACATATCTACCTTTCATAGGGATTCACATTCAGCTACATACCATTGCGGAGAGCGAAGAGATGAATATTTATTGCTGAATTCATTCAAAGCACTTGGGCAATGTGGTATTGCATCACACCATGCATTCCCTTTCCCTGGTAGGTAGTGTTCCATTTGGAATGAATAACAGGTGGTGTGAAGAATAGATGGTCCATGTGGCACCGCCTGTTCCCACTATTGCACAGCACGAATTTCAGGCCCTTTAAAAATCGCACAAATTCCCAATGAACTGATGTTTTTCTTCTGTGAGACCGGCTTgttatttatttttttctttctaaTGACAGGTAACATAATGGCGATTATGATTCTATCCCGAgggaagtgtggtctctccaaatgcatcacttgcTACCTGGTGGCGATGGCTGTGGCGGATCTACTAGTCGTTCTCACTAGTGTTTTGTTGAATCGAATAATCGCTGCTTATTTCCcagtcagttttctgtccattacccCAGTGTGTGCTCTGAAAACGTCACTGGTTTATGCTGCCAAAGACAGTTCAGTCTGGTTaacggtcgctttcacctttgatcgatatgtGGCGATTTGCTGGGGGAAGAAGCTGAAACACAAATATTGCACCAAACAAACGGCACGTGGCGTTGTGGGAACGGTGCTTGCACTGAGCTGTTTACGAAATATTCCTTGGTACTTTTCATTGGAACCTCTGTATATCAGTAACAATATACCCTGGTACTGCAACTTCAAATCTATCTTTTACACAACGCCTCCATGGATAACATTTTCGTACCTTTCCCATATTTTAACCCCACTTGTACCCTTAATTTTAATTGTATTGCTGAATGCACTGACTGTGAGATCTATTGTTCTGGCCAATAGAACCCGTAGGGCTCTCCGTGGCAAGCAATATGGTGAAGATGAGAATGACCTTGAGATACAAAAACGAAGAAAATCCATAATCTTACTTCTAACTTTATCAGGAAATTTTGTTACCTTGTGGATGACGTTTACTGTACATTACTTATATTTCCGAATTACAAACTCTTACAGTTACACAGGATACAATGACCCTCTCTATATCCTTCAAGAAGCCGGGTACATGCTTCTCcttttgagttgctgcacaaacaccttTATTTATGCAGTGATCCAGAAGAATTTCAGAGAAGATTTCAGACATTCATTGAACTATCCGTTTAGATTTGTTAAACTGGTTAAATGGTAGCATTATCCTTGTTTGCTTCAACCATTGTTGATGTATTTGTTGGGTTTGGGAGAAAAATGGCTTTGGGCAATACTGAATCTCTGGGCATGTTTTAAACCCGTTGGCTCTCCAAATAATTAGTAGAGCTGGTCCGGTGCAATTGGGAGACGTCTATTTTCTTACAGTAACAGTAGCTGAAACTGATTGTCCCTTGCTCAAAGCAAATATATTGTTATACCTTAAATTAAAACTATTCGGTTGGGGATTTAACCTTCTAGAGTACTTGAACAGCAGCCAGTCCTAACGAATAATAATTTGCTTCAATAAGACGAGGAAGAAACTTATTGGATTGGTTGATATTCATGCCTGGTAATCAATATAATTGACtggaatggaactgaatatcagatgGTGGGTATAATAGACAAATATTGGCGGCGGCCTGTCTCGTTTTCAGTGTCTGTACCGCAATCTATACCATTTTCGTGGCATTAGAAGTTGCATCAGAGTTTTtggaaaagcagaatgtttccctcagtgacttgataactttaaataAGAAGAAACTAAAAACAATGGCGGAAAAATTCGAGTTAGAATTGGAGTCAGGTGCCAAGAAAGCAGAGATAATCCGATTTGGAAGGCTTAAcgaaatatgctgcgacctgtggagcgactggactgaattaacagtgcgtttttcCCACCACGATCAGAATTATAGATTTTATAGggggctttgtcctgcatggttgtAACATATTTTCATTGGATGCTCGTCTGCGGTCGAGTCATATTCAATTAGGTGTCTCGTGTCTGGGATCAGGATCAGAATAATTTGaaaggctcacatttggaatcgtattaattgtttgtctttgggataacatacaaattggggtATTGCTCTCGCATCTGGGAACATATCAATTGGAATATTGATTGTTGGTATCCTAAAGTAATGCCAATTACAAAAAAGAAAAGGAGCCAGGATCATTGTTTAATAAGGTACACTTACcattataccattgtaatggcagttGCAGCAGAGCTTTTGGGAAAGCAGAACGTTtcactgagtgacttgataactttaaccaagaacaaactaaaagaattggcaaaAAAATGGGGTTCGAATTGAAATCAGGTTCccgaaagcagagataattgacataatagcccaacatctggaattagaagaagaaggaAAAGATGAGAGACAAGAAGGtcataagtcagagagtgatgctgtaaAATTGTTTGGAATTCaatgagaaatcagaaaacttgaaATTCAGCGAGAATGTGAAAGAGaaaagggtgggggtggtggaaatttaggctaaaagagatgaaaCTAGGACAAAGGAGTAGTTTTGAATCCAGGGTAAATTGTGTTCAGGAAGAATATGAATCAGCTCAGGGCCCAGCGAAaacttgtttaaatttatacaggctctctctaggttcgaggaaagggacagagagacattttttttcatttattttgagAAAATAGCAaagcagatgaaatggctgaaggaaagctggacgctgcttatgcaaaacagattggtaggcagagctcatgaggtCCATGCCATGCTTGCTGaccaggcttctgcagattatgagatagcaacAAAGGTTAtcctcgctgtgtatgagttaatcctgaagcttactgtcagcaGTTCTGGAACTTATGGAGATTAGCTGGGCAGACaacgtagaatttgagagggtgaagcaaattaattttgaccgttaggTGCTAGCATTAAAGATGCAATCCGTAAGAGAACCTTCGaaaagtttaaaaactccattccttcagacgTGAGAACTCATGCAGGTAACCTGAATGTTTTCAAAGCGAGGCAAGCAGTGGGAATTGCTGATGatcttgagcttgtgaataagctaaATTCGttggtccatcacccccataaactcgagaaggatagaaagtgggagagtgaaacgaaggcaagtagccaggggcaagaagaaacagctgggaatgccccaggattacTTCCTCAGgttagaaaggaaggtgctgaggttagaagtgaggttcacaagtcgAGGTATTATCAttacaacaaaacgggtcatcttcgttcagaatgctggaaattgcgaggtaaatccATTGTACTTGTTGACGCAAAGCTCGtgtagaggaaaagactctgactgagagtatagcagaccaggctatatctTTAATGAcagttgtaaaaccagatacaaaaacaaaaaggagtgtagaggttaagaataaaatacccgagagttataatgaattttcgtcaaaggggagagtaacaccatatcctgtaagtgagacaggaaaacctatcattacacTCAGGGATACATGTGTAACCCAAACATTCTTGCTGGGAAAGATGACTTTTCACCGGAGAGCACCTGAAGTGAAAGCtttagttcatggaattggcggtgagtatatacccgtacctttacatAAAGTATGCCCAGAGAGTGACTTAACATCTGGTATAGTAATTGTAGGATTGGcctcagtttgccagtagagggaattgatctcctcctaggaaatgatttagccagatcaaaagtatctgtttctcctataattacagaggaaccaagtgaaattaaggaaacggagcaattacatgaACAAGTTCCGGTAATA
This genomic interval from Heterodontus francisci isolate sHetFra1 unplaced genomic scaffold, sHetFra1.hap1 HAP1_SCAFFOLD_534, whole genome shotgun sequence contains the following:
- the LOC137363943 gene encoding probable G-protein coupled receptor 139 — encoded protein: MAIMILSRGKCGLSKCITCYLVAMAVADLLVVLTSVLLNRIIAAYFPVSFLSITPVCALKTSLVYAAKDSSVWLTVAFTFDRYVAICWGKKLKHKYCTKQTARGVVGTVLALSCLRNIPWYFSLEPLYISNNIPWYCNFKSIFYTTPPWITFSYLSHILTPLVPLILIVLLNALTVRSIVLANRTRRALRGKQYGEDENDLEIQKRRKSIILLLTLSGNFVTLWMTFTVHYLYFRITNSYSYTGYNDPLYILQEAGYMLLLLSCCTNTFIYAVIQKNFREDFRHSLNYPFRFVKLVKW